GTCGGGGGCATGCGAACCGACACCCTGGCGGAGGCCCTTCCCGCCCGTGAGCACCTGCCCGTGGGTGGCGTCGGCCGGCCGCCCGTACTCGACGTCGTGATCCCCGTGTTCAACGAGGAGAAGGACCTCGACCCCTGTGTCCGGCGGCTGCACGCGCACCTCGCCGCGACGTTCCCGTACGCCTTCCGGATCACCGTCGCCGACAACGCCTCGACCGACCGCACCCCCGAGATCGCGGCCCGGCTGGCCTCGACCGTGCCCGAGGTGCGCTCGGTGCGGCTGGAAAAGAAGGGCCGCGGCCGGGCGCTGCGGACCGTCTGGTCGGGCTCGGACGCGCCGGTCCTCGCGTACATGGACGTCGACCTCTCCACCGACCTCAACGCGCTGCTGCCGCTGGTCGCCCCGCTGATCTCCGGCCACTCCGACCTGGCCATCGGCTCCCGGCTCGCCCGCTCCTCGCGGGTGGTGCGCGGGCCGAAGCGGGAGCTGATCTCCCGCGCGTACAACCTGATCCTGCGCGGTTCGCTCGCCGCCCGGTTCTCCGACGCCCAGTGCGGGTTCAAGGCGATCCGGCGCGAGGTGGCCGAGCGGCTGCTGCCGATGGTCGAGGACACCGGCTGGTTCTTCGACACCGAGATGCTGGTGCTGGCCGAGCGGGCCGGGCTGCGGATCCACGAGGTGCCGGTCGACTGGGTCGACGACCCCGACTCGACCGTGCACATCGTCAGGACGGCGACCGAGGACCTGAAGGGCGTCTGGCGGGTGGGGCGGGCGCTCGCGACCGGCTCGCTGCCGCTGGAACGGCTCGCCCGGCCGTTCGGCGACGACCCGCGGGACCGCGAACTGGCGGGCGTGCCGGGCGGTCTGACGCGGCAGCTGGTCGGGTTCTGCGTGGTCGGCGCACTGTCCACGCTGTTCTATCTGGCGCTGTACTCGGCGTTCCGGCTCGGCCTCGGGCCCCAACTCGCCAACGCGGCAGCGCTCCTGGTCTCCGCGCTCGCCAACACCGCCGCGAACCGCCGGCTCACCTTCGGGGTACGGGGGCGGGACCGGGCGCTGCGCCACCAGGCGCAGGGGCTCGTGGTGTTCGGCATCGGCCTCGCCCTGACCAGCGGCTCGCTGGCGGCGCTCGGGACGGCGGCCGGTGAGCCGGCGCACTCGGCCGAACTCGCGGTGCTGATCACCGCCAACCTCGCGGCGACCGTGCTGCGTTTCCTCCTCTTCCGGCTCTGGGTCTTCCCGGAGCGGACGGCTTCCTCCTCTTCCTCCAAGGACGACCGATGACGACTGTGCTCCGAC
This sequence is a window from Streptomyces sp. HUAS YS2. Protein-coding genes within it:
- a CDS encoding bifunctional glycosyltransferase family 2/GtrA family protein, which gives rise to MRTDTLAEALPAREHLPVGGVGRPPVLDVVIPVFNEEKDLDPCVRRLHAHLAATFPYAFRITVADNASTDRTPEIAARLASTVPEVRSVRLEKKGRGRALRTVWSGSDAPVLAYMDVDLSTDLNALLPLVAPLISGHSDLAIGSRLARSSRVVRGPKRELISRAYNLILRGSLAARFSDAQCGFKAIRREVAERLLPMVEDTGWFFDTEMLVLAERAGLRIHEVPVDWVDDPDSTVHIVRTATEDLKGVWRVGRALATGSLPLERLARPFGDDPRDRELAGVPGGLTRQLVGFCVVGALSTLFYLALYSAFRLGLGPQLANAAALLVSALANTAANRRLTFGVRGRDRALRHQAQGLVVFGIGLALTSGSLAALGTAAGEPAHSAELAVLITANLAATVLRFLLFRLWVFPERTASSSSSKDDR